In Acidobacteriota bacterium, a single window of DNA contains:
- a CDS encoding DUF1080 domain-containing protein, translated as MKTAVFPSTVIFLLLLTGITMAPRGESLAAPEKAGWIDIMPGPSFDNWTRVAIPPDRRLPQQSQWSVDIASHALVCAGDGGHEWLRYGHELGDFLFHVEWRLAKHEDNNGYNSGVFVRNNDNGSIWYQAQVGSASGGYWFGYDNPAEKGPISFNLKSLIKVNPVKPAGEWNTFDIHCQGAELILKVNGTTASEFDDCKNLKGYLGLEAEGSRTEFRNMRIKVLR; from the coding sequence ATGAAAACCGCTGTGTTCCCGAGCACTGTTATCTTTCTTCTGTTATTAACTGGTATAACCATGGCCCCGCGCGGTGAAAGTCTGGCAGCGCCGGAGAAAGCCGGCTGGATTGACATAATGCCCGGCCCCTCCTTTGACAATTGGACGCGTGTCGCGATTCCGCCGGACCGAAGGCTGCCGCAGCAATCCCAGTGGAGCGTAGATATCGCAAGCCACGCGCTGGTCTGCGCGGGCGACGGCGGACATGAGTGGCTCCGCTACGGGCACGAGTTAGGCGACTTTCTGTTCCATGTGGAGTGGCGGCTCGCCAAACACGAAGACAACAACGGTTATAACAGTGGAGTTTTTGTCCGCAACAATGACAACGGGAGCATCTGGTACCAGGCACAGGTGGGAAGCGCGAGCGGCGGCTACTGGTTTGGTTACGACAACCCTGCTGAAAAAGGGCCCATCAGCTTTAACCTAAAATCCCTGATAAAGGTAAACCCCGTGAAGCCTGCCGGAGAATGGAACACTTTTGACATTCACTGCCAGGGCGCAGAACTCATCCTGAAAGTGAACGGAACCACAGCCAGCGAATTCGACGATTGCAAAAACCTCAAGGGTTATCTCGGCCTTGAAGCCGAAGGCTCGCGCACCGAGTTCCGCAACATGCGAATCAAGGTCCTGAGGTGA